In Amphiura filiformis chromosome 2, Afil_fr2py, whole genome shotgun sequence, one DNA window encodes the following:
- the LOC140137636 gene encoding uncharacterized protein codes for MVTVIMEETERGKRQDEKILRGVELILLQKDNLPPKVGVCALECILVAISWDIMWYNVVWNAENLSTMWRVPDVTTAFQEDTMLKKTVFTRNISKMFPVVFFRLLLNSRATELQHVSLSSQFIHTLLTMYSSLVELHCQAGLEAGEQQHNTQYAMPLSLEFHLSCNKFLHNYITRCPVSLLQNLDQSVMHLCDEDITTLIRQRLRNM; via the exons ATGGTTACAGTAATCATGGAGGAAACAGAACGAGGCAAGAGACAAGATGAGAAGATATTGCGTGGAGTAGAACTAATTTTGTTACAGAAAGATAACCTGCCGCCAAAG gtTGGAGTCTGTGCATTGGAATGTATACTAGTTGCGATATCTTGGGATATCATGTGGTATAATGTAGTCTGGAATGCAGAGAATTTATCCACCATGTGGAGAGTGCCAGATGTGACGACTGCATTCCAAG AGGACACTATGCTGAAGAAGACCGTGTTCACAAGAAATATTTCCAAGATGTTTCCTGTGGTATTCTTTAG GTTACTTCTTAACAGTAGAGCTACAGAATTACAGCATGTGTCACTGTCTTCACAGTTTATACACACATTACTCACAATGTATTCATCATTGGTAGAGCTACATTGCCAGGCAGGGTTGGAAGCAGGTGAACAACAACATAATACTCAATATGCAATG CCTCTCTCTCTGGAATTTCATCTGTCTTGCAACAAATTTCTTCACAACTACATCACCAGGTGTCCAGTTAGTCTCCTACAAAATCTTGACCAAAGTGTCATGCATCTTTGTGATGAAGATATTACAACATTGATACGGCAGAGACTAAGGAATATGTAG
- the LOC140172093 gene encoding uncharacterized protein, which produces MAVCVVCFMRLACCLPAYLLFTTKPGQMPSLECRKSASDFINHQLRSYDQEGAYGLSYISTSYVLRAILHFCQANLEVAKVCTFIEDVLCACPVFTVSLLNALNMT; this is translated from the exons ATGGCAGTATGTGTAGTTTGTTTTATGAG ATTAGCATGTTGTTTGCCAGCTTACCTTCTCTTCACAACCAAACCAGGACAAATGCCTAGTTTAGAATGCAGGAAATCTGCTAGTGACTTCATCAACCACCAACTG cGCTCATATGATCAAGAAGGTGCCTATGGATTATCTTATATTTCTACCTCATATGTTCTCAGG GCAATTCTTCATTTCTGTCAAGCAAACTTAGAAGTAGCCAAAGTATGCACATTTATAGAAGATGTGTTATGTGCATGTCCAGTATTCACAGTATCATTGCTG AATGCACTCAATATGACTTAA